In Polaribacter sp. Hel_I_88, the following proteins share a genomic window:
- a CDS encoding DEAD/DEAH box helicase family protein, with amino-acid sequence MPSNKETLFQNHIANYLQNKHRYVVLQKETVVDKNYHIIEAQLIDFITTTQPEKYATLQENFGTDANLEILKALKETLVKTQLWLILRNGLTVRGTKIELYKPKPRSTKSAQQLANYHKNSLCYKTEYQYNPLTKERIDLVIWLNGLPIIVTEIKHEDEGQNANDAIYSSFLNRDLENNLYKMPFMYMALTDLEAKVATNPTHAKNFLWFNAQLINKAETVGEFPTEHVYKYAFSKENIVKYIEHYLVFVPADEKINEAGILEKRNAFTIFPRYHQFRTSKNLAEDVKKLVAEKRSLGKKYLINHSAGSGKTLTIAWMADLLDSLHTADNKKIFDNIIILTDRKALDKNVKDDLKLFAHLANKVNFAKKSKDLADFLDKDKDIIVSTVHKFGHIQEKLKKDAILKDRNVAFLIDEAHRSQDGKLALTYRSFFNDDDNDTENEDDFNEDENIKELEKLNISNQIFVAFTATTTPKTVSFFGDPFDVYSEDEAIKEEYILDVAQNIFSYQTLYNLRLKEEIPTKDFPVGVVSKALKTIAYNDADLIQYKSGVIVNFFEERVAKTINGKGKAMVVTSSRPAGLQFFKNIKTILEEKELPYKVLFAFSNFPDPTTKETIDEIKLNALDTLHQHKTIEEVFELPEYRILVVANKFQTGFDQPLLSAMFLDKAVKGVNAIQTVSRLNRNHKEKKQEEILVVDFTNNSQEIFDAFNKHRKGTPYKEKEPDKQLLIDTYNEIDVLEVFTNEEIELYINAYLDSENAARERDSEIDALMSNLNQDYKALFRKRVPNLENQKEYVALLRRYAKLYYFIRQFFKFDDFLHDFVVFADVVGNMLINKGKTSEMNQLLKKVELSKGAVKYMGMKTNLQVVKEPKKTGLKIGGSGNTPTRTTIELALEQIEEKYQISKEDAIVIKEICQEVSNDYDIKERVLANKENENYLKTSATPTVKQKVRDKYIEREQIAKLDDPLYSQRGGIISLMGRAIIENIISFAG; translated from the coding sequence ATGCCAAGTAATAAAGAAACCTTATTTCAAAATCATATTGCCAACTATTTGCAAAACAAACATAGGTATGTTGTTTTACAAAAAGAAACTGTTGTAGATAAGAATTATCATATTATAGAAGCACAATTAATTGATTTTATAACAACTACACAACCAGAAAAATATGCCACTTTACAAGAAAATTTTGGAACGGATGCCAATTTAGAAATCTTAAAAGCACTTAAAGAAACCCTTGTAAAAACACAATTGTGGCTTATTTTAAGAAATGGCTTAACTGTAAGAGGCACAAAAATAGAACTCTACAAACCAAAACCACGCTCTACAAAAAGCGCACAACAACTTGCAAATTATCACAAAAATAGTTTGTGTTACAAAACAGAATACCAATACAACCCACTAACCAAAGAACGCATAGATTTGGTAATTTGGTTAAATGGTTTGCCAATTATTGTTACAGAAATTAAGCACGAAGATGAAGGGCAAAATGCAAACGATGCCATTTACAGCAGTTTTTTAAACCGAGATTTAGAAAACAACCTCTACAAAATGCCTTTTATGTATATGGCTTTAACTGATTTAGAAGCCAAAGTGGCTACCAACCCAACCCATGCTAAAAACTTTTTGTGGTTTAATGCACAATTAATTAATAAAGCAGAAACTGTTGGCGAATTTCCTACAGAACACGTGTATAAATATGCGTTTTCTAAAGAAAATATCGTAAAATATATAGAGCATTATTTGGTTTTTGTGCCTGCTGATGAAAAAATAAATGAAGCTGGAATTTTAGAAAAACGAAATGCGTTTACTATTTTTCCTAGATATCATCAATTTAGAACCAGCAAAAATTTAGCAGAAGATGTAAAAAAACTGGTAGCAGAAAAACGCAGTTTGGGTAAAAAGTATTTGATTAATCATTCTGCAGGTTCTGGCAAAACCTTAACCATTGCTTGGATGGCAGATTTGTTAGATAGTTTGCATACAGCAGACAATAAAAAGATTTTTGATAACATTATTATTTTAACGGATAGAAAAGCGTTAGACAAAAATGTAAAAGACGATTTAAAACTCTTTGCACATTTAGCAAACAAAGTCAACTTCGCCAAAAAGTCTAAAGATTTAGCCGATTTTTTAGATAAAGACAAAGATATTATCGTTTCTACAGTGCATAAATTTGGGCACATTCAAGAAAAATTGAAAAAGGATGCCATTTTAAAAGATAGAAATGTCGCTTTTTTAATTGATGAAGCACACAGATCTCAAGATGGTAAATTGGCATTAACCTATCGTTCTTTTTTTAATGATGATGATAATGATACAGAAAATGAAGATGATTTTAATGAAGATGAAAATATCAAGGAATTAGAAAAACTGAATATCAGCAATCAGATTTTTGTAGCATTTACAGCCACAACAACTCCAAAAACGGTATCGTTTTTTGGTGATCCTTTTGATGTATATAGTGAAGATGAAGCTATAAAAGAAGAATATATTTTAGATGTAGCACAAAATATATTTAGCTACCAAACCTTATATAATTTACGTTTAAAAGAAGAAATACCCACAAAAGATTTTCCTGTTGGTGTAGTTAGCAAAGCCTTAAAAACAATTGCTTACAATGATGCAGATTTAATACAATATAAATCTGGAGTTATTGTTAACTTTTTTGAAGAAAGAGTGGCAAAAACCATTAATGGAAAAGGAAAGGCAATGGTTGTAACTTCTTCTAGACCTGCAGGTTTGCAATTCTTTAAAAATATAAAAACCATTTTAGAAGAAAAAGAATTGCCTTACAAAGTGCTTTTTGCATTCAGTAATTTTCCTGACCCAACAACCAAAGAAACCATAGACGAAATAAAGTTGAATGCGTTAGATACCTTGCATCAACATAAAACCATAGAAGAAGTTTTTGAATTGCCAGAATATAGAATTTTGGTGGTGGCAAATAAATTTCAAACAGGTTTTGATCAACCTTTATTATCTGCCATGTTTTTAGACAAAGCTGTAAAAGGTGTAAATGCCATACAAACCGTTTCTCGATTAAATAGAAATCACAAAGAAAAAAAGCAAGAAGAAATACTTGTGGTAGATTTTACCAACAACTCACAAGAAATTTTTGATGCCTTTAATAAACATAGAAAAGGTACGCCTTACAAAGAAAAAGAACCAGACAAGCAATTATTAATTGATACTTACAATGAAATTGATGTGTTAGAAGTTTTTACCAATGAAGAAATTGAATTGTACATAAATGCGTATCTAGATTCAGAAAATGCTGCCAGAGAAAGAGATTCCGAAATTGATGCTTTAATGAGTAATCTAAATCAAGATTACAAAGCACTTTTTAGAAAACGAGTTCCTAATCTTGAAAATCAAAAAGAATATGTTGCTTTGTTAAGACGTTATGCTAAACTGTATTATTTTATAAGACAATTTTTTAAGTTTGATGATTTTCTGCATGATTTTGTAGTTTTTGCGGATGTGGTTGGTAATATGCTTATCAACAAAGGCAAAACTTCAGAGATGAATCAGCTGCTAAAAAAGGTAGAATTATCTAAAGGTGCCGTAAAATATATGGGCATGAAAACCAATTTACAAGTGGTAAAAGAGCCTAAAAAAACAGGTTTAAAAATTGGTGGATCTGGAAATACACCCACAAGAACTACCATAGAATTAGCTTTAGAACAAATTGAAGAGAAATACCAAATATCTAAAGAAGATGCTATTGTTATTAAAGAAATTTGCCAAGAAGTTTCTAATGATTATGACATTAAAGAACGTGTTTTAGCCAATAAAGAGAACGAAAATTATTTAAAAACAAGTGCAACACCAACAGTAAAACAAAAAGTTAGAGATAAATATATAGAACGTGAGCAAATTGCTAAATTAGATGATCCTTTATATTCTCAAAGAGGTGGTATTATTTCTTTAATGGGTAGAGCTATTATTGAAAATATAATATCTTTTGCTGGGTAA
- a CDS encoding helix-turn-helix transcriptional regulator, whose protein sequence is MSKNLNSIVEKTATQWIIRAEQDLKNRRKIKRAQLFALDLMDYMDDNHLKQTDVAKLMDVTPQQVNKILRAKANLTFETLDKIEEALGVTISNPKIMVASKTISYKKIGKKMQVVHKNTNSSVKIEANSKSITNKNPVLKTTMETANEYLFTADQI, encoded by the coding sequence ATGAGCAAAAACTTAAATTCAATCGTTGAAAAAACTGCTACTCAATGGATAATAAGAGCAGAACAAGATTTAAAAAACAGAAGAAAAATAAAAAGAGCGCAGTTGTTTGCTTTAGATTTGATGGATTATATGGATGATAATCATCTAAAACAAACAGATGTTGCCAAATTAATGGACGTAACTCCACAGCAAGTAAATAAAATTTTAAGAGCAAAGGCAAATCTTACTTTTGAAACTTTAGACAAAATTGAGGAAGCTTTAGGCGTTACAATTTCTAACCCTAAAATTATGGTAGCTTCAAAAACAATATCATATAAAAAAATAGGTAAAAAAATGCAAGTTGTGCATAAAAACACAAACAGTAGTGTAAAAATTGAAGCGAATTCAAAATCAATAACCAATAAAAATCCTGTTTTAAAAACAACAATGGAAACTGCAAACGAATATTTATTTACTGCAGATCAAATTTAA
- a CDS encoding rhomboid family intramembrane serine protease → MKGFDDYAFLDKFKFQVGRVKGDEKIRMLTSGFLHVDWMHLILNMYVLYMFGDLVAHKLGGLYFLIIYFGSLLAGSLYTLHYHKDEPYYSAVGASGAVSGILYASILLVPGMELYLFFIPIPIPGYIFAVGYLLYSIYGMKKQVGNIGHAAHLGGTIGGFAFTLLLTPILFTTNTILVILLAVPIILLLLFGDKLKSL, encoded by the coding sequence ATGAAAGGCTTTGATGACTATGCTTTTTTAGATAAATTTAAGTTTCAAGTTGGTAGAGTAAAAGGCGATGAAAAAATAAGAATGTTAACGTCTGGGTTTTTACATGTAGATTGGATGCACCTAATTTTAAATATGTATGTTTTGTATATGTTTGGAGATTTAGTTGCTCATAAACTTGGAGGTTTATATTTTTTAATCATTTATTTTGGTAGTTTATTAGCTGGCAGTTTGTATACGTTACATTATCATAAAGACGAACCCTATTATAGCGCTGTTGGTGCTTCTGGGGCTGTTTCTGGAATTTTATATGCGTCAATTTTATTGGTGCCAGGCATGGAACTATATTTGTTTTTTATTCCAATACCAATCCCTGGGTATATTTTTGCTGTTGGTTATTTATTATATTCCATTTACGGAATGAAAAAACAAGTAGGCAATATTGGACATGCAGCACATTTAGGAGGTACTATTGGTGGGTTTGCATTCACATTACTACTAACTCCTATATTATTTACTACAAATACAATACTTGTTATTTTATTGGCAGTTCCTATTATTTTGTTGTTGCTTTTTGGTGATAAATTAAAGAGTTTGTAA
- a CDS encoding lysophospholipid acyltransferase family protein, with translation MQFLIFALVYPFIWLLSKLPMRFLYIISDLLYIFVYHVFKYRKTVVFNNLNLVFPEKSSEEKKQIAKKFFRHFTDLFMETIKAISISKKEILKRYQYKNPEVAQKFIKEGKSIAFVSAHQANWEWFASVPLMVNCRARGAYTTLGNKYFDKVVRDSRERFGFVCYESSKTVKAFYEDFKTKTQSIYLLISDQSPQLEHTVYWQEFFGIKVPFHVGAESLAKKFDLVVMNCATKKLKRGYYETEFTLISDKPKEVKNYEITDKYIALTEQLIKEQPEFYLWSHKRFKHRNKFEKWKKMKKIKD, from the coding sequence ATGCAATTTTTAATTTTTGCTTTGGTATATCCTTTTATTTGGTTGCTTTCCAAATTACCAATGCGTTTTTTATATATAATTTCTGATTTGCTTTACATCTTTGTATATCATGTGTTTAAATATCGTAAAACAGTTGTTTTTAATAATTTAAATTTAGTATTCCCAGAAAAATCATCCGAAGAAAAAAAACAAATTGCTAAAAAATTCTTTCGACACTTCACAGATTTATTTATGGAAACTATCAAAGCAATTTCCATCAGTAAAAAAGAAATTTTAAAACGCTACCAATATAAAAATCCTGAAGTTGCCCAAAAATTTATCAAAGAAGGAAAAAGTATTGCTTTTGTAAGCGCACATCAAGCAAATTGGGAATGGTTTGCAAGTGTACCATTAATGGTTAATTGTAGAGCAAGAGGTGCATACACGACTTTAGGAAACAAATATTTTGATAAAGTTGTAAGGGATTCTAGAGAACGTTTTGGTTTTGTTTGCTACGAATCTTCTAAAACTGTAAAAGCCTTTTATGAAGATTTTAAAACAAAAACACAAAGTATCTATTTGTTAATTAGCGACCAATCTCCACAATTAGAACATACTGTTTATTGGCAAGAATTTTTCGGGATTAAAGTACCTTTTCATGTGGGTGCAGAATCGCTTGCTAAAAAATTTGATTTAGTTGTGATGAATTGCGCTACTAAAAAATTAAAGAGAGGCTATTATGAAACCGAATTCACATTGATTTCAGACAAGCCCAAAGAAGTTAAAAACTACGAAATAACAGACAAGTACATTGCTCTTACTGAACAACTGATAAAAGAACAACCAGAATTTTATTTATGGTCTCACAAACGTTTTAAACACAGAAATAAGTTTGAGAAATGGAAAAAAATGAAAAAAATTAAAGATTAG
- a CDS encoding lysophospholipid acyltransferase family protein: protein MNKIVFYLTYPLIWLISRLPMSILYLISDFFYVLIYYVFGYRKKIILQNISYAFPKKTEEEKQKIAKKFYKHFTDIMIESIKSFSISEKEILKRYTYKNPELVNKFAKEGKSIALVSAHLANWEWSISTPLVLEINLFGAYNKLRNETFEKTLRESREKFGITGATTANFIKLIKSNFENNIQGAYILLSDQSPHIEKTFHWGTFFGVKVPVHTGAEMLAKKNDLVVINYRAKKIKRGYYETDFELITDNPKEYKDYEITDKFLRITERNITEQPEYYLWSHNRFKHKDRYKEWLKLQETKQQTKS, encoded by the coding sequence ATGAATAAAATCGTTTTTTACTTAACCTATCCTTTAATTTGGCTGATTTCTAGATTGCCAATGTCTATCTTATATTTAATTTCAGACTTTTTTTATGTGCTTATCTATTACGTTTTTGGTTACAGAAAAAAAATAATCTTACAAAATATCTCTTATGCGTTTCCTAAAAAGACGGAAGAAGAAAAGCAAAAAATTGCTAAAAAATTCTACAAACATTTTACAGATATTATGATTGAGAGTATAAAATCATTCTCAATATCAGAAAAAGAAATTTTAAAACGCTACACGTATAAAAATCCTGAATTGGTTAATAAGTTCGCTAAAGAAGGAAAAAGTATTGCTTTGGTAAGCGCACATTTGGCCAATTGGGAATGGTCTATAAGTACACCTTTAGTTTTAGAAATCAATCTTTTTGGTGCATATAATAAATTAAGAAATGAAACCTTTGAAAAAACGTTAAGAGAAAGCAGAGAAAAGTTTGGAATAACAGGTGCAACCACTGCTAATTTTATAAAATTGATAAAATCTAATTTCGAGAATAATATTCAAGGTGCTTATATTTTATTAAGTGATCAATCTCCACATATCGAAAAAACGTTTCATTGGGGTACTTTTTTTGGCGTTAAAGTTCCTGTGCATACAGGTGCAGAAATGCTAGCTAAAAAGAATGATTTGGTTGTGATAAACTACCGAGCAAAAAAAATAAAAAGAGGATATTATGAAACTGATTTCGAATTAATTACAGACAATCCAAAAGAATATAAAGATTACGAAATTACAGATAAATTTTTACGAATTACTGAACGAAATATTACAGAACAACCAGAATATTATTTATGGTCTCACAATAGATTCAAACATAAAGATAGATATAAAGAATGGTTAAAACTTCAAGAAACTAAACAGCAAACCAAGAGCTAA
- a CDS encoding aminotransferase class V-fold PLP-dependent enzyme, with product MNNLEQYFSQFRNHIIGIDQTFTSPFGEQNLVYCDWTASGRLYRPIEEKIANQFGPFVANTHTETSTSGAAMTLAYHEARKIIKRHVNANDNDVLITTGSGMTGVVNKFQRILGLKVAENLKDYTTIPEDLRPIVFVSHMEHHSNQTSWLETIADVEVVPCDDDGLLCLKEFEKCIQKHEHRTIKIASITSCSNVTGIKTEYHKVAKLIHSYNGLCFVDFACCAPYVDINMHPKVEEEYLDAIFFSPHKFLGGPGSSGVLIFNKKLYKNTVPDNPGGGTVSYTNPWGQHDYFDDVETREDGGTPGFLQTIKIALSIQLKEKMGTENIRKREDEINEVVFKTLENLAGVKILAPNQKKRLSIFSFYFEKYHFNLVVKLLNDKFGLQTRGGCSCAGTYGHFLLNVNQETSNRIKGEILSGCNTQKPGWVRLSLHPTITTKELEFVCESLKELSENIEDWAKDYKYDTIKNDYVHKTIAPIEKELVSSWFAV from the coding sequence ATGAATAACTTAGAGCAGTATTTTTCACAATTTAGAAACCATATTATTGGGATAGATCAAACATTTACATCTCCTTTTGGAGAACAAAATTTGGTGTATTGTGATTGGACTGCAAGTGGAAGGTTATACAGACCCATTGAAGAAAAAATAGCAAATCAATTTGGACCTTTTGTTGCAAATACGCATACAGAAACATCTACTTCTGGAGCAGCTATGACTTTGGCGTATCACGAAGCAAGAAAAATTATAAAACGTCATGTAAATGCTAATGACAATGATGTTTTAATTACAACAGGTTCAGGAATGACAGGTGTTGTGAATAAATTTCAACGAATTTTAGGTTTAAAAGTTGCTGAAAATTTAAAAGATTATACTACCATTCCAGAAGACTTAAGACCTATTGTTTTTGTCTCTCACATGGAGCATCACTCAAATCAAACTTCTTGGTTAGAAACTATTGCAGATGTAGAAGTTGTGCCTTGTGATGATGATGGTTTGTTATGCTTAAAAGAGTTTGAAAAGTGTATCCAAAAACACGAACATCGTACAATTAAAATTGCTTCGATAACTTCTTGTTCTAATGTTACTGGTATAAAAACGGAATATCATAAAGTTGCCAAATTAATTCATAGTTATAATGGGCTATGTTTTGTAGATTTTGCATGTTGTGCACCTTATGTAGATATTAATATGCATCCTAAAGTAGAAGAGGAATATTTAGATGCTATTTTCTTTTCTCCACATAAATTTTTAGGAGGTCCTGGAAGTTCAGGTGTTTTAATTTTTAATAAAAAATTATATAAAAATACGGTTCCAGATAATCCTGGAGGAGGCACAGTAAGTTACACAAATCCTTGGGGACAACATGATTATTTTGATGATGTTGAAACTAGAGAAGATGGTGGAACACCAGGTTTTTTACAAACCATAAAAATTGCACTTTCCATTCAGTTGAAAGAAAAAATGGGAACTGAAAACATCAGAAAAAGAGAAGACGAAATTAACGAAGTTGTATTTAAAACTTTAGAAAACTTAGCTGGTGTTAAAATATTAGCACCAAACCAAAAGAAAAGATTGAGTATTTTTTCTTTCTATTTCGAAAAATATCACTTTAATTTAGTGGTAAAATTGCTAAATGATAAATTCGGATTGCAAACAAGAGGTGGTTGTTCTTGTGCAGGAACTTATGGGCATTTTCTACTGAATGTAAATCAAGAAACTTCCAACAGGATCAAAGGCGAAATTTTATCTGGTTGCAATACGCAAAAACCAGGTTGGGTTCGTTTGTCTTTACACCCAACAATTACAACGAAAGAACTTGAATTTGTTTGTGAATCTCTAAAAGAATTATCAGAAAATATAGAAGATTGGGCTAAAGATTATAAATACGATACGATTAAAAACGATTATGTACATAAAACAATAGCACCGATTGAAAAAGAGTTGGTTAGCTCTTGGTTTGCTGTTTAG
- the glmM gene encoding phosphoglucosamine mutase, with amino-acid sequence MTLIKSISGIRGTIGGKTADNLTPIDAVKFASAYGAFIKARNPNKTQLTVVVGRDARISGKMISSLVANTLVGLGIDVVDLGLSTTPTVEVAVPLENADGGIILTASHNPKQWNALKLLNEKGEFLNGAEGEQILALAESEDFSFAEVDDLGTYSKNNTYLHKHIQEVLDLELVDVEAIKKANFKVVVDGVNSTGGIFIPALLKELNVECVELYCTPNGQFPHNPEPLKEHLTDISELVIKEKADFGIVVDPDVDRLAIVSEDGSMFGEEYTLVACADYVLGRLKGGNTVSNLSSSRALRDVTEKHGGTYTASAVGEVNVVIKMKETNTVIGGEGNGGIIYPASHYGRDSLVGVALFLSHLAHEKVSCKTLRDSYPSYFMSKNKIQLTPEIDVDKILETMASTYKNEDVNTIDGVKIDFAEEWIHLRKSNTEPIIRIYTEAKSQEAADALAVRFINEIKEIIA; translated from the coding sequence ATGACATTAATAAAATCAATATCAGGAATTAGAGGTACCATTGGCGGAAAAACTGCTGATAATTTAACACCTATAGACGCAGTAAAATTTGCATCAGCTTATGGAGCGTTTATAAAAGCAAGAAATCCAAACAAAACCCAATTAACAGTAGTTGTTGGAAGAGATGCACGTATTTCTGGTAAAATGATTTCTAGTTTAGTAGCCAATACTTTAGTTGGTTTAGGAATTGATGTTGTAGATTTAGGTTTATCAACCACACCAACAGTAGAAGTTGCTGTGCCTTTAGAAAATGCAGATGGAGGTATAATTTTAACAGCATCTCACAATCCAAAACAATGGAACGCGTTAAAATTATTAAATGAAAAAGGAGAGTTTTTAAACGGTGCAGAAGGAGAACAAATTTTAGCATTAGCTGAAAGCGAGGATTTTTCATTTGCAGAAGTAGATGATTTAGGAACTTACTCAAAAAACAACACGTATTTACATAAACATATTCAAGAAGTTTTAGACTTGGAATTGGTAGATGTAGAAGCCATTAAAAAAGCCAACTTTAAGGTTGTGGTTGATGGTGTAAATTCTACAGGAGGAATTTTTATTCCTGCTTTATTAAAAGAATTAAATGTTGAGTGTGTAGAATTATATTGTACACCAAATGGACAATTTCCTCACAATCCAGAACCTTTAAAAGAACACTTAACAGATATTTCTGAACTAGTTATTAAAGAAAAAGCAGATTTCGGAATTGTGGTAGATCCAGATGTAGATAGATTAGCAATTGTATCTGAAGATGGTTCTATGTTTGGAGAAGAATATACGTTGGTAGCTTGTGCAGATTATGTTTTGGGAAGATTAAAAGGAGGAAATACAGTATCTAACTTATCCTCTTCTAGAGCTTTGAGAGATGTTACCGAAAAACATGGTGGAACCTATACAGCATCCGCAGTTGGTGAAGTAAATGTGGTGATCAAAATGAAAGAAACTAATACTGTAATTGGTGGTGAAGGAAATGGAGGAATCATTTATCCTGCTTCACATTATGGACGTGATTCTTTGGTGGGTGTTGCTTTGTTTTTATCGCATTTAGCACATGAAAAAGTATCTTGTAAAACGTTAAGAGATTCGTATCCAAGTTATTTTATGAGCAAAAATAAAATTCAATTAACACCAGAAATTGATGTTGATAAAATTTTAGAAACCATGGCATCAACTTATAAAAACGAAGATGTAAATACTATAGATGGTGTAAAAATTGATTTTGCTGAAGAATGGATTCATTTAAGAAAATCGAACACAGAGCCAATTATAAGAATTTATACAGAAGCAAAGTCTCAAGAGGCAGCAGATGCTCTGGCAGTAAGGTTTATCAATGAAATCAAAGAAATAATAGCATAA
- a CDS encoding DUF6090 family protein, translated as MIQLFKKIRRKLLIEKRLSNYLFYAIGEVFLVVIGIMLAIQFSNWNDKRSEVKKEIWYLDNIADDMFYQKNGLLDLKISFEETLIVSKNLLLEYSKTKSYVTIDSLSKKLNQLMLTYNYPNIDNTYRELLSSGQVSLIENKDLYSEVIGFYLYTSEIDYQFKTNENRVFYGEVYSILIKYSEIDLIDYTTNEDLLFKDEEVQDFINSQLSTTKGKQELTNAIKNKIIIVSDYLLTVNESIENVDRMIAAIDDEIDTLK; from the coding sequence ATGATTCAACTATTCAAAAAAATAAGAAGAAAACTTCTTATTGAAAAACGTCTTAGCAATTATTTATTCTATGCAATTGGCGAAGTTTTTTTAGTTGTTATTGGTATTATGCTTGCCATTCAGTTTAGTAATTGGAATGATAAAAGAAGCGAAGTAAAAAAAGAAATTTGGTATTTAGATAATATCGCTGATGATATGTTTTATCAAAAAAATGGGTTGCTAGATCTAAAAATAAGTTTCGAAGAAACACTTATAGTTTCTAAAAACTTGCTATTAGAGTATAGTAAAACAAAAAGTTACGTAACTATTGATAGTTTATCTAAAAAACTAAATCAATTAATGCTTACGTACAATTACCCAAATATAGATAATACATACAGAGAATTACTGTCTTCTGGGCAAGTTTCGTTGATAGAAAATAAAGATTTATATTCTGAGGTGATTGGCTTTTATCTTTATACTTCTGAAATTGATTATCAATTTAAAACGAATGAAAACCGTGTTTTTTATGGTGAAGTATATTCCATTCTTATTAAATATTCGGAAATTGACTTGATAGATTACACCACAAATGAAGATTTATTATTTAAAGATGAAGAAGTACAAGATTTCATAAATTCGCAATTAAGTACTACAAAAGGAAAACAAGAACTTACAAACGCAATCAAAAATAAGATTATAATTGTATCTGATTATTTATTAACTGTTAATGAATCAATTGAAAATGTTGACAGAATGATTGCAGCTATAGATGATGAAATAGACACATTGAAATAA